The following are encoded together in the Lactuca sativa cultivar Salinas chromosome 1, Lsat_Salinas_v11, whole genome shotgun sequence genome:
- the LOC111876165 gene encoding probable WRKY transcription factor 7 has translation MAVELMNSIRINSFNGKMEEIAVREAGAAGLKSLENLIGLLSSQSHHEPSYSAGTSDASSTTDYVAVADVAVTRFKKFISLLDRTSTGHARFRRGPVSNPPVVLEKKSAFTPTAGNSSQQYNQTVVAAAEKVNSSTAPIQQRFPQIHLAKSGSFDRKDVPTNTINFAAAAASPANSFMSSLTGDTDGLQPSMSSGFQITNLSQVSSAGQPNMSTSSFKRKCNSVDDSHTKCTNSSGRCHCSKKRKSRMKRVVRVPAISMKMADIPPDDYSWRKYGQKPIKGSPHPRGYYKCSSLRGCPARKHVERALDDPTMLIVTYESEHNHSLNVKDSSATIIFESS, from the exons ATGGCTGTTGAGCTCATGAATTCCATCAGAATCAATAGTTTCAATGGTAAAATGGAAGAAATCGCCGTCCGTGAAGCCGGCGCCGCTGGGCTTAAGAGCCTTGAGAATCTAATCGGATTACTTTCATCCCAATCCCACCATGAACCGTCGTACTCCGCCGGTACTAGCGATGCTTCTTCAACCACCGATTACGTAGCTGTCGCCGATGTCGCTGTCACTAGGTTTAAGAAATTCATCTCTCTTCTCGATCGGACTTCCACTGGTCACGCCCGATTCCGACGTGGACCTGTTTCGAATCCACCTGTTGTATTAGAGAAAAAGTCGGCATTCACTCCGACGGCGGGAAATAGCAGCCAGCAATACAATCAGACGGTTGTAGCGGCGGCGGAGAAGGTAAATTCTTCTACGGCACCGATTCAGCAGCGGTTTCCCCAAATCCATCTGGCGAAATCGGGATCCTTTGATAGGAAGGATGTTCCTACCAACACCATCAATTTCGCCGCCGCTGCAGCCTCTCCGGCGAATTCGTTTATGTCATCGTTGACCGGAGACACCGATGGGTTACAACCGTCGATGTCTTCTGGATTTCAGATCACGAACCTTTCACAGGTTTCTTCCGCGGGCCAGCCGAATATGTCGACTTCTTCTTTCAAAAGGAAATGTAACTCGGTGGATGATTCTCACACAAAATGCACTAATTCTTCCGGTCGTTGCCATTGTTCCAAAAAGAG gaAATCAAGGATGAAGAGGGTCGTGAGAGTGCCGGCGATAAGCATGAAGATGGCTGATATACCGCCGGACGATTATTCTTGGAGGAAGTACGGCCAAAAGCCGATTAAAGGGTCGCCACATCCAAG GGGTTATTATAAATGTAGCAGTTTAAGAGGTTGTCCTGCAAGAAAACACGTGGAAAGAGCTTTAGATGATCCAACGATGCTAATTGTGACTTATGAAAGCGAACACAATCATTCCCTTAATGTGAAAGACTCATCTGCAACTATAATTTTTGAATCTTCTTGA